The sequence below is a genomic window from Draconibacterium halophilum.
ACCAGTTCTGCACAGGTGGGGGTAAACTGTTATTCATCAACCGATCTTTACAACTGGAAGCACGAAGGTGTTGCACTGCCTGTTAGCGACAGTGTTGGTAGTGAAATTGAGGCTGGTTGTGTGATGGAACGCCCGAAGGTTATTTACAACGCAAAAACACAAAAGTTTGTATTGTATTTTCATTTGGAACTAATAGGAAAAGGCTATGATGCCGCTCGCGTAGGAATTGCCGTAAGCGATAATGCTATAGGACCATATACTTATTTGTATTCGTTACGGCCAAATGCAGGAATGTGGCCACAAAATATGACCGAAGAACAGAAAAATAGCAACGTCACACTGGATGATTTTTCCGATTGGTGGACGGATGACTGGATGCAAGCCGTTGATAATGGTTTGTTTATCCGTCGCGATTTTGAAGGAGGGCAAATGTCGCGCGATATGACCTTGTTTGTTGATGATGACGGGAAGGCTTATCATATTTATTCCTCGGAAGAAAACCTTACACTGCATATTGCCGAACTGAGTGATGATTACTTAAATTACACCGGAAAATACATCCGCGTTGCACCCGGTGGACACAATGAAGCGCCCGCAGTTTTTAAGAAAGACGGAACGTATTTTATGATTACCTCGGGTTGTACAGGCTGGGATCCCAATGCTGCCCGAATGTTTACCGCTGAATCGATTTGGGGCCCCTGGGAACAACATTCAAATCCTTGTGTTGGCGAGGATGCCGATCTGACATTTCACTCACAAAGCACCTATATTTTACCTGTTACCGGGAAAGATGATGCTTTTATTTTTATGGCCGACCGCTGGAATCCGAAGAAACCAATTGATGCAACATATATTTGGTTGCCTATTGAGTTTGAGGACGAATTGCCGGTATTAAAATGGAAGAATCAATGGGATCTTAGTGAATTTGCCGAAACAAAATAATAATCTGAGTTCGATACTAAATATTAACCTGAGAAATACAGAAATGTGCAAGATTTAGAATAGAACTCAGTTAATAGTAATTTATAAAAGCCGCAGCAGGACATTCTTACTGCGGCTTTTTTGTCAACTCATTCCAAACTCCTTTTTATACCGCGCCGGAGAAATTCCGGTACTTTGTTTAAAGATCCGGGAAAAATGGTAGCGATCGGCAAAACCTGTTTTTTGTGCAACTTCATCAATACTTAAGTTCGAATGATGAAGCATGATACATGCGCTGTCGATTCGTTTGTTACGCACATATTTCTGAACCGAAACACCTACTTCATTCGAAAAAAGCCGGATAAAAGCATTTGTTGCCATTTTGGCTTTTTCTGCTAAAGTTGGATTTTTTAAATCATTCGCTATATTTTCCTCAATGAATCGTAAGCATCTGATAATCCGATGATCGTTAGATATTAAATCCCAGTTTGATTCCGGTAATTCGGTGAGTAAATCGGCAATTAATGACTTTATCGCTAAACTTAAATGAAAGCTGAAAAATTTGTTGTCGTGATTCAGGTGATTTTTAATCAACTGAAGTTTCGAATGGAGGTGGTCTGTTAGTTTAAACCTAAAAATACCCGGAGAAAAGTTGTCGTAGGGAATCCCAATATTAAAATGAATAAAAAAATGCAAAAGACTTGGTTTTGAAGACGCTACATTGCGCTCGGAATTCAGGTTTACCGGCCCTCCTTTCATATTATATCCGGCGTCAGGTATTTCATAATCGTACAAGCGAGTTGCATAAGATGTATTCGGAGGAATTAAGATTATTCTGTCAGGCGATAATTCATATTCAGTATTATTATAAACAATTTTAGCTCCTTCATAACTGTTGTGGTAAACACGCCAGTAAGGAAACGAAAGCTCTGAATGCTCCCACTGCTCAAGCCACCAGTGTCGACAGCAAAGTAACTGTATGTTATAGCTTGGAAAAAACTGAACAACATCAGAAGGATCACCTTTTTCCGGCTTGTTTTTAAGAATTACCATAAATCCTGATGTTAGAATTAGATACAAATGTAATAAAAATAGTCATTGCTATTAGGGCGGTATAGTGGTACCTTGTGGTCGCTAAATAAATACGATAAACTTTAAAAATCTAAATAAACAATTATGGCTAACAGACTAATTGGCGACTTGCCAAAAGTAGGAATTCGACCCGTTATTGACGGGCGTGAGCGTGGCGTGCGCGAATCGCTTGAAAAACAAGTGATGGATCTTGCCCAGGCAGCAGCAGCTTTTATCAGCGAACAATTAAAATTTCCGAGCGGCGAAACAGTAGAATGTGTTATTGCCGACACATGTATTGGAGGTGTAGCCGAAGCTGCCCTATGTGCCGAAAAATTCAGAAAAGAAGGTGTTGGCGTTTCATTAACGGTTACGCCGTGCTGGTGCTACGGCACTGAGGTGATGGACACCGATCCACTGCTGCCAAAAGCCGTTTGGGGTTTTAACGGAACCGAACGTCCGGGGGCCGTTTATCTGGCTGCAGCCCTGGCCGGATACACCCAAAAGGGATTGCCAACCTTTGGGATTTATGGTCGCGATGTACAAGATGCCGGCGATACAACAATTCCTGAAGATGTAAAAGAAAAGTTATTGCGTTTCGTAAAATCGGGTCTGGCAGTGGCTCAAATGAAAGGTAAATCGTATCTGTCGATCGGATACAGTTCGATGGGAATTGCAGGTTCGATGGTGGATTCAGGATTCTTTCAAAAATACCTGGGAATTCGTACTGAGTTTGTGGAGTCGGTTGAAATTCTGAGAAGAATTGACGAAGGTATTTACGATGCAGAAGAGTACCAAAAAGCATTGGCCTGGACAAAAGAAAACTGCAAAGAAGGGATTGACGTAAATAAACCGGAAGATAAGGTAGATGCTGCCCGTAAAGAAGAAGAGTGGGAGACGGTGGTTAAAATGACGCTCATTTGTCGCGATATGATGATCGGGAACGAAAAGGTTGTTGCTAAAGGATATCGCGAAGAAGGATTGGGAAGAAATGCAATTCTCGGTGGTTTCCAGGGGCAACGCCAGTGGACCGATTATAAACCAAATGCCGATTTTACGGAAGCCATTCTAAACTCCTCATTCGATTGGAATGGTATTCGTCAGGCTTTTGTTTTTGCTACTGAAAACGATAGTTTGAATGGTGTCTCGATGTTGTTTGGGCATTTGCTGAGTAATACCAGCCAGATATTTTCTGATGTACGCACTTATTGGAGTCCGGAGGCTGTAAAACGTGTTTGCGGAAAAGAACTAAGCGGTTTGGCCGAAGGTGGAATTATTCACCTGATCAACTCGGGTTCAACAACGCTTGATGCAACGGCCCAGCAACGCGATGAAGAAGGAAATCCGGCCATGAAACCTTTCTGGGAGATTACTGAAGAAGAAGCGCAAAAGTGTTTGGATAATACGCTGTGGCCACAGGCTGAACGCGGCTATTTCCGTGGAGGAGGTTATTCGTCGCAGTTTAAAACTGCCGGACAAATGCCGGTTACGATGAGCCGCGTAAACCTGGTTGA
It includes:
- a CDS encoding glycoside hydrolase family 43 protein produces the protein MKLRSNQHLSILLTVFCVFLMVVLMGCSSKRDQPKGTQNFAPGQPWLDSDSLHINAHGGGILYSNNTYYWFGEHKSEHTSSAQVGVNCYSSTDLYNWKHEGVALPVSDSVGSEIEAGCVMERPKVIYNAKTQKFVLYFHLELIGKGYDAARVGIAVSDNAIGPYTYLYSLRPNAGMWPQNMTEEQKNSNVTLDDFSDWWTDDWMQAVDNGLFIRRDFEGGQMSRDMTLFVDDDGKAYHIYSSEENLTLHIAELSDDYLNYTGKYIRVAPGGHNEAPAVFKKDGTYFMITSGCTGWDPNAARMFTAESIWGPWEQHSNPCVGEDADLTFHSQSTYILPVTGKDDAFIFMADRWNPKKPIDATYIWLPIEFEDELPVLKWKNQWDLSEFAETK
- a CDS encoding helix-turn-helix domain-containing protein; protein product: MVILKNKPEKGDPSDVVQFFPSYNIQLLCCRHWWLEQWEHSELSFPYWRVYHNSYEGAKIVYNNTEYELSPDRIILIPPNTSYATRLYDYEIPDAGYNMKGGPVNLNSERNVASSKPSLLHFFIHFNIGIPYDNFSPGIFRFKLTDHLHSKLQLIKNHLNHDNKFFSFHLSLAIKSLIADLLTELPESNWDLISNDHRIIRCLRFIEENIANDLKNPTLAEKAKMATNAFIRLFSNEVGVSVQKYVRNKRIDSACIMLHHSNLSIDEVAQKTGFADRYHFSRIFKQSTGISPARYKKEFGMS
- a CDS encoding L-fucose isomerase, with amino-acid sequence MANRLIGDLPKVGIRPVIDGRERGVRESLEKQVMDLAQAAAAFISEQLKFPSGETVECVIADTCIGGVAEAALCAEKFRKEGVGVSLTVTPCWCYGTEVMDTDPLLPKAVWGFNGTERPGAVYLAAALAGYTQKGLPTFGIYGRDVQDAGDTTIPEDVKEKLLRFVKSGLAVAQMKGKSYLSIGYSSMGIAGSMVDSGFFQKYLGIRTEFVESVEILRRIDEGIYDAEEYQKALAWTKENCKEGIDVNKPEDKVDAARKEEEWETVVKMTLICRDMMIGNEKVVAKGYREEGLGRNAILGGFQGQRQWTDYKPNADFTEAILNSSFDWNGIRQAFVFATENDSLNGVSMLFGHLLSNTSQIFSDVRTYWSPEAVKRVCGKELSGLAEGGIIHLINSGSTTLDATAQQRDEEGNPAMKPFWEITEEEAQKCLDNTLWPQAERGYFRGGGYSSQFKTAGQMPVTMSRVNLVDGLGPVLQIAEGWTVELPDDIHKILDERTNPTWPTTWFVPRVNGAGAFKDVYSVMANWGANHGAISYGHIGADLITLASMLRIPVNMHNVDEDKVFRPSAWVSFGENKEGADFRACESYGPLYGKK